A genomic region of Limnohabitans curvus contains the following coding sequences:
- a CDS encoding NADH-ubiquinone oxidoreductase-F iron-sulfur binding region domain-containing protein encodes MTQSATHTLSTVDQMRDTLRRISHLKGRQPDVQSLQEVRSLVHAFERRDLLIEHLHALNDAYRGLFERHLVALAHEMKLPMAEVFEVATFYHHFEVLPNDATQAALTVRVCDGLSCEMGGAKQLLAKLPALLGAEVRVIRAPCVGRCEQAPVAVVHQNAVPHATPDKVKAAVQAGHTQQALPDYVDMAAYLADGGYALAASLSKGTAQTEDVLQAMEASGLRGLGGAGFPAGRKWRIVREQTAPRVMAVNIDEGEPGTFKDRTYLERDPHRFLEGMLVAAQVVGIEAIYIYLRDEYHGCRALLQHELAALQANPPCPLPHIELRRGAGAYVCGEESAMIESIEGKRGEPRMRPPYIAQVGLFGKPTLEHNFETLYWVRDIVQKGSQWFTSFGANGRVGLRSFSVSGRVKQPGVKLAPAGITVQALIDEYCGGMLEGHTLYAYLPGGASGGILPARLNQIPLDFDTLQAHGCFIGSAAVVVLSQHDTARDAALNAMAFFAHESCGQCTPCRVGTVKAVQLMQAPTWDNATLEDLNEVMVDASICGLGQAAPNPVRCVQTYFPHEVA; translated from the coding sequence ATGACTCAGTCCGCCACACACACGCTCAGCACCGTTGACCAGATGCGAGACACGCTTCGCCGCATCAGCCACCTCAAAGGGCGACAGCCCGATGTGCAGTCGCTGCAAGAGGTGCGGTCCTTGGTGCATGCGTTTGAGCGACGCGATTTGTTGATCGAGCATTTGCATGCGCTGAACGACGCTTACCGTGGTTTGTTTGAGCGCCACTTGGTGGCCTTGGCGCATGAGATGAAGCTGCCCATGGCCGAGGTGTTTGAGGTGGCCACGTTCTATCACCACTTCGAGGTGTTGCCCAATGACGCCACGCAGGCGGCCTTGACGGTGCGCGTGTGCGATGGCCTGAGCTGCGAGATGGGCGGTGCCAAACAGCTGCTGGCCAAGTTGCCCGCCCTCTTGGGTGCAGAGGTGCGCGTCATCCGTGCGCCTTGCGTGGGCCGTTGCGAACAAGCCCCTGTGGCCGTGGTGCACCAGAACGCTGTGCCGCACGCCACGCCCGACAAAGTGAAGGCTGCGGTGCAAGCCGGTCACACCCAACAAGCTTTGCCCGACTATGTGGACATGGCCGCCTATCTGGCCGATGGTGGCTATGCCTTGGCTGCCTCGCTGTCAAAGGGCACAGCCCAAACAGAGGATGTGTTGCAAGCCATGGAGGCCTCGGGTCTGCGTGGCTTGGGTGGGGCGGGCTTTCCGGCAGGGCGCAAATGGCGCATCGTGCGCGAGCAAACCGCACCGCGCGTGATGGCTGTCAACATTGACGAGGGTGAGCCTGGTACTTTCAAAGACCGCACGTATTTAGAGCGTGACCCGCATCGGTTTTTAGAAGGCATGCTGGTGGCTGCGCAAGTGGTGGGCATAGAGGCCATCTACATCTACCTGCGCGATGAATACCACGGCTGCCGCGCGTTGCTGCAACACGAGCTGGCTGCTTTGCAAGCTAACCCACCTTGCCCGCTGCCACACATCGAATTGCGCCGTGGCGCGGGTGCGTATGTGTGTGGCGAAGAGTCCGCCATGATTGAAAGCATCGAAGGCAAGCGCGGCGAGCCACGCATGCGCCCGCCTTACATTGCGCAAGTGGGTTTGTTTGGCAAACCCACCCTCGAACACAACTTTGAAACGCTCTATTGGGTGCGTGACATCGTGCAAAAAGGCTCACAGTGGTTCACCAGCTTTGGTGCCAATGGTCGCGTGGGTTTACGCAGCTTCAGTGTGAGTGGCCGCGTCAAACAGCCGGGTGTCAAGCTTGCACCGGCGGGCATCACGGTGCAGGCCTTGATTGACGAGTATTGCGGAGGCATGTTGGAGGGCCACACGCTCTATGCCTATTTGCCGGGCGGGGCATCGGGGGGCATCTTGCCTGCGCGGCTCAACCAAATTCCTTTGGACTTTGACACGCTGCAAGCACACGGTTGCTTCATTGGCTCCGCTGCCGTGGTGGTGCTGAGCCAGCACGACACCGCGCGTGATGCAGCGCTCAATGCCATGGCGTTTTTTGCACACGAGAGCTGTGGCCAATGCACACCCTGCCGCGTGGGCACTGTTAAAGCGGTGCAGCTGATGCAAGCGCCCACCTGGGACAACGCCACGCTAGAAGACTTGAACGAAGTGATGGTGGACGCATCCATTTGTGGCCTCGGTCAAGCTGCGCCCAACCCCGTGCGTTGTGTGCAAACCTATTTTCCACACGAGGTGGCTTGA
- a CDS encoding ABC transporter ATP-binding protein, which translates to MSAPLLHVDNLVKRFGGLAATDHATLQVQRGEIHALIGPNGAGKTTLIHQISGALAPDEGRIVFDGADLTHTAMHQRAHLGLVRSYQITSVFTRLTVQDNLALAIQAGNSQAVETSFKFWRAARSEHARYARAAEVAERVGLQAQLMQSAGALSHGEQRQLEVGLALATSPKLMLLDEPMAGMGPDESERMVQLLQSLRGDTTLLLVEHDMDAVFRLADTISVLVSGQVIACGTAEKIKNDAAVKRAYLGDE; encoded by the coding sequence ATGAGCGCGCCTTTGCTGCACGTAGATAACTTGGTCAAACGCTTTGGCGGTTTGGCCGCAACCGACCACGCCACGCTGCAAGTGCAGCGCGGTGAAATTCATGCGCTCATTGGCCCCAACGGCGCGGGTAAGACCACGCTCATTCATCAAATCTCGGGTGCGTTAGCGCCCGATGAAGGTCGCATTGTGTTTGATGGGGCAGACCTCACACACACGGCCATGCACCAGCGTGCGCATTTGGGCTTGGTGCGGTCTTATCAAATTACCAGTGTGTTCACGCGCCTCACTGTGCAGGACAACTTGGCGTTGGCTATCCAAGCGGGCAATTCGCAAGCTGTGGAAACTAGCTTCAAGTTTTGGCGTGCCGCACGCAGCGAGCATGCGCGTTATGCACGCGCCGCCGAGGTGGCCGAGCGTGTGGGATTGCAAGCGCAGCTCATGCAGTCCGCAGGTGCGCTGTCGCACGGCGAGCAACGCCAGTTGGAAGTGGGCTTGGCTTTGGCCACAAGTCCTAAGTTGATGCTGCTCGACGAGCCTATGGCTGGCATGGGCCCTGATGAATCTGAGCGCATGGTGCAACTGCTGCAAAGCTTGCGTGGTGACACCACGCTGCTGCTGGTCGAGCATGACATGGATGCGGTGTTTCGCTTGGCCGACACCATCTCGGTGTTGGTGTCGGGCCAAGTCATTGCGTGTGGCACGGCAGAGAAAATTAAAAACGATGCGGCTGTGAAGCGCGCTTACCTAGGCGACGAATAA
- a CDS encoding branched-chain amino acid ABC transporter permease produces the protein MDGILLFEQSLNGLQFGLMLFLLAAGLTLVFGIMDMINLAHGSLYMVGAYLIATVAAATDSFWLGLGAGVAGAALFGVLLEVTILRRLYERDHLSQVLGTFAILLMCNETVRLIWGAQPITLNPPAALSGPVELVSGFFYPAYRLFIIGVGLAVALFLYVLITRTRVGMQVRAGAANREMALAMGSNVTRLFTAVFGVGAALCAIAGGMLGPLLAVQVGMGESILILAFVVIVIGGIGSIRGAFLGAMLVGVVDTAGRTLVPMVFDSLLSAEAASSAGPAVASILIYMLMATVLFFKPRGLFPTHG, from the coding sequence ATGGATGGTATTTTGCTGTTCGAGCAATCGCTCAACGGCTTGCAGTTTGGGTTGATGTTGTTCTTGCTGGCCGCGGGCTTGACGCTCGTGTTCGGCATCATGGACATGATCAACCTCGCGCATGGCTCGCTCTACATGGTGGGCGCCTACCTGATTGCCACGGTGGCTGCGGCCACCGATTCTTTTTGGCTGGGGCTGGGCGCAGGTGTGGCCGGTGCTGCGCTGTTTGGTGTGTTACTTGAAGTGACTATCCTGCGTCGCCTGTATGAGCGCGACCACCTCTCACAAGTGCTGGGCACGTTTGCCATTCTCTTGATGTGCAACGAAACCGTGCGCTTGATTTGGGGCGCACAGCCCATCACGCTCAACCCTCCGGCGGCGCTCAGCGGCCCTGTGGAGTTGGTGAGCGGATTTTTCTATCCCGCGTATCGCTTGTTCATCATCGGCGTGGGTTTGGCCGTGGCTTTGTTTTTGTATGTGCTCATCACGCGCACACGCGTGGGCATGCAAGTGCGTGCAGGCGCGGCCAACCGCGAAATGGCCTTGGCCATGGGCAGCAACGTGACGCGTTTGTTCACAGCGGTGTTTGGTGTGGGTGCTGCGCTGTGCGCCATTGCAGGTGGCATGCTGGGCCCGCTGTTGGCCGTGCAAGTGGGCATGGGGGAGAGCATTTTGATTTTGGCGTTTGTGGTCATCGTCATCGGTGGCATTGGCTCGATACGCGGCGCGTTCTTGGGCGCGATGTTGGTGGGCGTGGTCGACACCGCAGGGCGCACCTTGGTGCCCATGGTGTTTGACTCGCTGCTCAGTGCCGAGGCTGCATCCAGTGCAGGCCCCGCTGTGGCATCTATCTTGATTTACATGCTCATGGCCACGGTGTTGTTCTTCAAGCCGCGCGGGTTGTTTCCGACACACGGTTAA
- a CDS encoding hemolysin family protein encodes MDVLLIVFLTLLNGVFAMSEMALASSRKARLAALAETGDSGAQAALRLMAQPTQFLSTVQIGITSIGVLNGIVGEAAFSDDFSYWLLAQGVPENLASGLATAFVVTLITFSTILFGELVPKRIGQLFPESVARVAAPVMLALATLAKPFVHLLSASTSGMLKLLRIDVHGARTVTEEEISASLVEGVDAGVIEQHEHQMVQNVFNLDDRPLTSIMVHRSDIEWLDAKLPVPQALAQVGASGAHSWYPVCRGDLDNVVGAVSVSQLLRLPPGTDMTVEALAKPVAFIPETLSGLDLLEQFRKPAERATAHGRMVLVVDEYGVVHGLLTPRDLLEAITGELLQATPTDEAWAKQREDGSWLVDGLMPVSEFKARLTIKELPDEDRGIYNTVAGLVMAISGELPAVADVVAFGEWRFEVLDLDGRRIDKLLVSRVG; translated from the coding sequence ATGGATGTTTTACTGATTGTTTTCTTAACGCTGCTCAATGGCGTGTTTGCCATGTCTGAGATGGCTTTGGCCTCCAGCCGCAAAGCACGCTTGGCGGCGTTGGCCGAGACGGGCGACAGTGGTGCGCAAGCCGCGCTGCGTTTGATGGCGCAGCCCACACAGTTTTTGTCTACGGTGCAAATTGGCATCACCTCCATTGGCGTGCTCAACGGCATCGTGGGTGAGGCCGCCTTCAGTGATGATTTTTCGTATTGGCTGTTGGCCCAAGGCGTGCCTGAAAACCTCGCCTCAGGTTTGGCCACGGCGTTTGTGGTGACCCTCATCACCTTCAGCACCATTTTGTTTGGCGAGTTGGTGCCCAAGCGCATTGGTCAGTTGTTTCCCGAGTCGGTGGCGCGTGTGGCTGCCCCCGTGATGTTGGCCTTGGCCACTTTGGCCAAGCCCTTTGTGCATTTGCTGTCTGCCAGCACCAGCGGTATGTTGAAGTTGCTGCGCATTGATGTGCATGGTGCCCGCACGGTGACGGAAGAAGAAATTTCGGCCAGCTTGGTCGAAGGCGTAGACGCCGGTGTGATCGAACAGCACGAACACCAAATGGTGCAAAACGTGTTCAACCTCGATGACCGTCCGCTCACCTCCATCATGGTGCACCGCTCTGACATTGAGTGGCTCGATGCCAAGCTGCCCGTGCCCCAAGCCTTGGCGCAAGTGGGTGCCAGCGGCGCGCACTCGTGGTATCCCGTGTGCCGTGGTGACTTAGACAATGTGGTGGGCGCGGTCAGTGTGTCTCAGCTCTTGCGTTTGCCACCCGGCACCGACATGACGGTCGAGGCTTTGGCCAAGCCTGTGGCTTTTATTCCTGAAACTTTGAGTGGTTTGGATTTGCTGGAGCAATTCCGCAAACCCGCCGAACGCGCCACAGCACACGGCCGCATGGTGCTGGTGGTGGACGAGTATGGCGTGGTGCATGGCTTGCTCACGCCACGCGATTTGCTAGAAGCCATCACGGGTGAACTGCTGCAAGCCACGCCCACCGATGAAGCGTGGGCCAAGCAGCGCGAAGACGGTTCTTGGTTGGTCGATGGCTTGATGCCAGTGAGCGAATTCAAAGCGCGTTTGACCATCAAAGAATTGCCCGATGAAGACCGTGGCATTTACAACACGGTGGCCGGTTTGGTCATGGCCATTTCGGGTGAGCTGCCCGCCGTGGCTGATGTGGTGGCTTTTGGTGAGTGGCGTTTTGAAGTGCTCGACCTCGATGGCCGCCGCATCGACAAACTCTTGGTCAGCCGCGTCGGTTAA
- a CDS encoding branched-chain amino acid ABC transporter permease — MAHSPRSTSLDHSLQWRWSVPALLLLLALPFIANAVGEGFYIALASRILIFALAATSLNFILGFGGMVSFGHAAFVGVGAYSVAMLTQMGITDAWVLWPAAMVVSALFALLIGAISLRTQGVYFIMITLAFAQMIYYLTISIKAYGGDDGLSLATRSQIPLVDINDETSFYYVVLAVCVASIYAVARVLNARFGHVLQAIRENEVRMQALGYAVYRYKLAAFVMAGALAGLAGALLANQGGFVSPALMQWSQSGLLMMMVILGGVGHLYGGVWGAVVFLLLEETLSHFTIHWQLGLGALLLLVVLLAPNGLTSVLQRLQRKDTP; from the coding sequence ATGGCCCATTCACCTCGCTCCACATCTTTAGACCACTCTTTGCAGTGGCGCTGGAGCGTGCCTGCGTTGCTGCTGCTATTGGCTTTGCCATTCATTGCCAATGCAGTGGGCGAAGGTTTTTACATTGCCTTGGCCAGTCGCATTTTGATTTTTGCGTTGGCCGCGACCAGCCTCAATTTCATTTTGGGTTTTGGTGGCATGGTCAGCTTTGGCCATGCCGCGTTTGTGGGCGTGGGCGCGTACAGCGTCGCCATGCTCACACAAATGGGCATCACCGACGCGTGGGTGTTGTGGCCAGCGGCGATGGTGGTGAGTGCTTTGTTTGCTTTGCTGATTGGCGCGATCAGCCTACGCACGCAAGGCGTGTACTTCATCATGATCACGCTGGCGTTTGCCCAGATGATTTACTACCTCACCATTTCCATCAAAGCCTATGGCGGTGACGATGGGTTGTCGTTGGCCACTCGTTCGCAAATTCCGTTGGTGGACATCAATGACGAGACCTCGTTTTATTACGTGGTGCTCGCTGTGTGTGTGGCTTCCATCTACGCCGTGGCCCGTGTGTTGAACGCACGCTTTGGCCACGTGCTGCAAGCCATTCGTGAAAACGAAGTGCGCATGCAAGCGCTGGGCTATGCGGTGTACCGCTACAAGCTGGCGGCGTTTGTGATGGCGGGTGCGTTGGCTGGTTTGGCCGGTGCGCTGCTGGCCAACCAAGGTGGCTTTGTCAGCCCCGCGCTCATGCAGTGGAGCCAATCGGGCTTGTTGATGATGATGGTCATCTTGGGTGGCGTGGGTCATTTGTATGGCGGTGTGTGGGGCGCAGTGGTGTTCTTGCTGCTGGAAGAAACCTTGAGCCACTTCACCATCCATTGGCAACTGGGCTTAGGTGCTTTGTTGCTACTGGTTGTGCTGCTGGCCCCCAACGGTTTGACCAGTGTGTTGCAACGCCTGCAGCGAAAGGACACGCCATGA
- the fdhF gene encoding formate dehydrogenase subunit alpha — protein sequence MIEFKLNDQSVQAYEGESILKAAQRNGVDIPHLCYTDGLRADGNCRACVVEIKGERTLAPSCCRTATAGLEVLVSDRAIKSQKMVLEMLLSDMPDVGYKWNDASSLAVATEDTPGSLCGEPKSSPGASPIAAGASDGGAVGQHGELSDWASRMGVTVRPALRALRREQPACDVSHPAMAVNLDACIQCNRCVRACREEQVNDVIGYAHRGAQAQIVFDLNDPMGLSSCVACGECVQACPTGALMPKTQIGSQVVDQKVDSVCPFCGVGCLLTYNVKDNHIVSVDGRDGPANHSRLCVKGRFGFDYIHNPQRLTVPLIRKASVPKDPDALNALNINASDWSQVFREATWVEALDLAAFQLKHVRDTHGKKALAGFGSAKGSNEEAYLFQKLVRTGFGSNNVDHCTRLCHASSVAGLLEGVGSGSVTNQVNDVEHSDFIFVIGSNPTSNHPVAATWMKNAAKRGAKIVVADPRGTDLGKHAWRTLHFKADTDVAMLNAMLHVIIEEGLVDEAFIRDRANNYDALKANVKNFSPEAMAPICGIDAHTLRDVARAYATAKSAMILWGMGVSQHVHGTDNVRCLIALSSITGQVGKPGSGLHPLRGQNNVQGASDAGLIPMMFPNYQRVINADAHAWFEKFWDTPLDDKPGYTVVEIMGKILADETDPHKIRGMYIMGENPAMSDPNLNHARHALASLEHLVVQDIFMTETAWLADVVLPATAWPEKTGTVSNTDRMVQLGLQAIDPPGDARADLWIIQQIAQRMGLSWHYAGEHHGVAEVYDEMRQAMHAAIGGITWERLQRESSVTYPCHSEDDPGEPTVFKHHFATDDGRVHLVPAGLISANEQPDAQYPFVLITGRQLEHWHTGSMTRRAAVLDAIEPTATASMCSADLQALGVQAGDVMTVASRRGQVSLRVRLDEGTPQGAVFIPFAYQEAAANLLTNPALDPFGKIPELKYCAVSVTAGGQLAHPAGFKI from the coding sequence ATGATTGAATTCAAACTCAACGACCAATCGGTTCAAGCGTATGAAGGCGAGAGCATCCTCAAAGCCGCACAACGCAATGGCGTTGACATTCCGCACCTCTGCTACACCGACGGTTTGCGTGCCGATGGCAACTGCCGCGCGTGTGTGGTCGAGATCAAAGGCGAGCGCACTTTGGCACCTAGCTGCTGTCGCACGGCGACGGCGGGGCTGGAGGTGTTGGTGAGTGACCGCGCTATCAAGAGCCAGAAGATGGTTCTTGAAATGCTACTATCGGATATGCCTGATGTTGGGTACAAGTGGAACGATGCTTCTTCTCTCGCTGTTGCGACGGAGGATACGCCAGGCTCCTTATGCGGCGAGCCAAAATCGTCACCCGGCGCATCCCCCATCGCAGCAGGTGCTAGCGATGGCGGCGCTGTTGGTCAACATGGTGAGTTGAGTGACTGGGCTTCTCGCATGGGTGTCACCGTGCGACCTGCATTGCGTGCACTGCGTCGCGAACAACCCGCGTGTGATGTGTCCCACCCGGCGATGGCAGTGAATTTGGATGCTTGTATTCAGTGCAACCGCTGTGTGCGTGCCTGCCGTGAAGAGCAGGTCAACGATGTGATTGGCTACGCGCACCGTGGCGCGCAGGCGCAAATCGTGTTTGATTTGAACGACCCGATGGGGTTGAGCAGCTGCGTGGCTTGCGGCGAGTGCGTGCAGGCGTGCCCGACGGGCGCGTTGATGCCCAAAACACAAATTGGCTCGCAAGTGGTCGATCAAAAAGTGGATTCGGTGTGTCCGTTTTGCGGTGTGGGTTGCTTGCTGACCTACAACGTGAAGGACAACCACATCGTCAGCGTCGACGGGCGCGACGGCCCGGCCAACCACAGCCGTTTGTGCGTCAAAGGCCGTTTCGGGTTTGACTACATCCACAACCCACAACGGCTGACGGTGCCGCTGATTCGCAAAGCGAGCGTGCCCAAAGACCCAGACGCGTTGAACGCGCTCAACATCAACGCCTCCGATTGGTCGCAGGTGTTTCGTGAAGCCACGTGGGTAGAAGCCCTAGACCTGGCCGCATTCCAACTCAAACACGTGCGCGACACGCATGGCAAAAAAGCGCTGGCCGGTTTTGGCTCGGCCAAAGGCAGCAACGAAGAAGCGTATTTGTTCCAAAAATTGGTGCGCACAGGTTTTGGGTCTAACAACGTGGACCACTGCACACGCTTGTGCCATGCGTCTAGCGTGGCGGGGTTGTTAGAGGGCGTGGGCTCGGGCTCGGTGACCAACCAAGTGAACGATGTCGAGCACTCAGACTTCATCTTCGTCATCGGCTCTAACCCCACATCCAACCATCCTGTGGCGGCCACGTGGATGAAGAACGCAGCCAAGCGTGGCGCCAAGATTGTGGTGGCCGACCCGCGCGGCACAGACCTTGGCAAACACGCGTGGCGTACCTTGCACTTCAAGGCCGACACCGATGTGGCCATGCTCAACGCCATGCTGCACGTCATCATTGAAGAAGGCTTGGTGGATGAGGCGTTCATTCGTGACCGTGCCAACAACTACGACGCGCTCAAAGCCAACGTCAAAAACTTCAGCCCCGAGGCCATGGCCCCGATTTGCGGCATTGACGCACACACCTTGCGCGACGTGGCGCGTGCCTACGCCACCGCCAAAAGTGCCATGATTTTGTGGGGCATGGGCGTGAGCCAACACGTGCACGGCACCGACAACGTGCGCTGCCTGATTGCCTTGTCGTCCATCACCGGCCAAGTGGGCAAGCCCGGCTCGGGCCTGCACCCCCTGCGCGGCCAAAACAACGTGCAGGGCGCGAGTGACGCGGGCCTCATTCCCATGATGTTTCCCAACTACCAACGCGTGATCAACGCCGATGCGCATGCGTGGTTTGAAAAGTTTTGGGACACACCGCTTGACGACAAGCCCGGCTACACCGTGGTGGAAATCATGGGCAAGATATTGGCCGACGAGACCGACCCACACAAGATCCGCGGCATGTACATCATGGGCGAGAACCCCGCCATGAGCGACCCCAACCTCAACCATGCGCGTCATGCGCTGGCGTCGCTAGAGCACTTGGTGGTGCAAGACATCTTCATGACCGAAACCGCGTGGCTGGCCGATGTGGTGCTGCCCGCCACGGCATGGCCCGAAAAAACAGGCACGGTCAGCAACACCGACCGCATGGTCCAGCTCGGCTTGCAAGCCATTGACCCACCGGGTGATGCGCGTGCTGACTTGTGGATCATTCAGCAAATCGCACAACGCATGGGCCTGAGTTGGCACTACGCAGGCGAGCACCATGGGGTGGCCGAGGTGTATGACGAAATGCGTCAAGCCATGCATGCGGCCATCGGCGGCATCACATGGGAACGCTTGCAACGCGAAAGCAGCGTGACCTACCCCTGCCACTCCGAGGACGACCCGGGCGAGCCCACGGTGTTCAAACATCACTTCGCCACCGACGATGGCCGCGTGCACTTGGTGCCTGCAGGGTTGATCTCGGCCAACGAACAACCCGACGCGCAGTACCCGTTTGTCCTCATCACCGGTCGTCAACTCGAGCATTGGCACACCGGCAGCATGACGCGTCGCGCCGCGGTTCTGGATGCGATTGAACCCACAGCCACGGCCTCGATGTGCAGCGCCGACTTGCAAGCCTTGGGTGTGCAAGCGGGTGATGTCATGACCGTGGCATCGCGGCGCGGCCAAGTGAGCCTGCGTGTGCGTTTGGACGAGGGTACGCCACAAGGCGCGGTGTTCATCCCCTTCGCCTACCAAGAAGCCGCGGCCAACTTGCTGACCAATCCCGCGCTGGACCCCTTTGGCAAGATTCCCGAGCTCAAATACTGCGCTGTGTCCGTGACAGCGGGCGGTCAGTTAGCGCACCCCGCTGGTTTTAAAATCTAA
- a CDS encoding ABC transporter substrate-binding protein gives MHAFRRSLIALSLGLACASGFAQNDATVKVGLLSTLSGPGAGLGVDIRDGFQLAVKLSGGKFSGKAVDVIVADDQASPDVGRQTADRLVKRDKVDFMTGIVFSNVMLAVGAPTFQSKTFYISANAGPSQYAGEQCNPYFFSASYQNDNMHEAVGKVVTDKGFKKVALIAPNYPAGKDAIAGFKRFFKGEVASETYTALNQLDYGTELSKLRATKPDAVYIFLPGGMGINFIKQFVGAGLSKDITLFGPGFSGDEDVIKAVGEPMLGMFNTSQWGHDMDNAANKKFVAEFEKAYGRLPTLYAAQGYDAARLIEAAVRDSKGNLEDKAAVRKALEAAKFDSVRGAFKFNKNHFPIQDYYLRVITKDAKGRVTNRTLSPVFKAHADAYAASCKMPS, from the coding sequence ATGCACGCTTTTCGCCGTTCTTTGATTGCCCTGAGTTTGGGCTTGGCTTGCGCATCTGGTTTTGCGCAAAACGACGCGACTGTGAAGGTCGGTTTGCTCAGCACCTTGTCAGGCCCCGGCGCGGGTTTGGGCGTGGACATCCGTGACGGCTTCCAGCTCGCGGTCAAGCTCTCGGGTGGCAAGTTCAGCGGTAAGGCCGTGGACGTCATCGTGGCCGATGACCAAGCCAGCCCCGATGTGGGTCGCCAAACCGCAGATCGTTTGGTCAAGCGCGACAAAGTCGACTTCATGACCGGCATCGTGTTCTCCAACGTCATGCTGGCGGTGGGTGCGCCCACCTTTCAATCGAAAACCTTTTACATCAGCGCCAACGCTGGCCCCTCGCAATACGCGGGCGAGCAGTGCAACCCCTACTTCTTCAGCGCGTCCTACCAAAACGACAACATGCACGAAGCCGTGGGCAAAGTGGTGACAGACAAGGGGTTTAAGAAGGTCGCATTGATTGCGCCTAACTACCCTGCAGGCAAAGACGCGATTGCTGGCTTCAAGCGTTTCTTCAAAGGCGAAGTGGCGTCAGAGACCTACACCGCTTTGAACCAACTCGATTACGGCACCGAGCTTTCCAAGTTGCGCGCCACCAAGCCTGATGCGGTGTACATCTTCTTGCCCGGCGGCATGGGTATCAACTTCATCAAGCAGTTTGTGGGCGCTGGTTTGTCGAAAGACATCACCTTGTTTGGCCCCGGCTTCTCAGGCGATGAAGACGTGATCAAAGCGGTGGGTGAACCCATGCTCGGCATGTTCAACACCTCGCAGTGGGGTCACGACATGGACAACGCGGCCAACAAAAAGTTTGTGGCCGAGTTTGAAAAGGCCTATGGCCGCTTGCCCACGCTGTACGCAGCCCAAGGCTACGACGCTGCACGCTTGATCGAAGCCGCCGTGCGTGACAGCAAAGGCAACTTGGAAGACAAAGCAGCCGTGCGCAAAGCGTTGGAGGCTGCCAAGTTTGATTCGGTGCGTGGTGCCTTCAAGTTCAACAAGAACCATTTCCCGATTCAAGACTACTACTTGCGCGTCATCACCAAAGACGCCAAAGGCCGCGTGACCAACCGCACCTTGAGCCCCGTGTTCAAAGCCCATGCGGATGCGTATGCAGCCAGCTGCAAGATGCCCAGCTAA
- a CDS encoding class I SAM-dependent methyltransferase has translation MKFMTWPVPALLAWGSSWLIFKGLQLVGLSEAIAFIVATCLGGFLSALAHTPMRKALIVLGFPLSMAASSSTLNVPPIGWLFLLGLIVLVYPRKAWRDAPLFPTPKKALRELQQHIVLPAGARILDAGSGMGDGLLALRDAFPRAELHGVEMSWPLRVLSAMRCSFARIRQGDIWLVDWRSFDMVYLFQRPESMPRAVEKAEAELRRGAWLVSLEFEARELIPSAILTCRDGRPVWMYQVPFNRRG, from the coding sequence ATGAAATTCATGACTTGGCCCGTTCCCGCCCTGCTTGCTTGGGGTTCGTCTTGGCTCATCTTCAAAGGCCTGCAACTGGTCGGTTTGAGCGAAGCCATTGCCTTCATCGTCGCCACGTGTTTGGGTGGTTTTTTAAGTGCGCTGGCACACACCCCCATGCGTAAAGCCTTGATCGTGTTGGGTTTTCCGCTCTCCATGGCTGCGTCTTCGTCTACCCTGAACGTGCCGCCGATTGGTTGGTTGTTCTTGTTGGGCTTAATTGTTTTGGTTTACCCACGCAAAGCATGGCGCGATGCGCCCTTGTTCCCCACGCCTAAAAAAGCACTGCGCGAATTGCAGCAACACATCGTGCTGCCCGCGGGCGCACGCATTTTGGACGCAGGCAGTGGCATGGGTGATGGTTTGTTGGCGCTGCGCGATGCGTTCCCGCGTGCCGAACTTCACGGCGTCGAAATGAGCTGGCCGTTGCGCGTGCTCAGCGCCATGCGCTGCTCGTTTGCGCGCATTCGCCAAGGCGATATTTGGCTGGTGGATTGGCGCAGCTTTGACATGGTCTACCTGTTTCAACGCCCTGAGAGCATGCCCCGCGCCGTCGAAAAAGCAGAAGCCGAATTGCGCCGTGGCGCTTGGCTGGTGAGCTTAGAGTTTGAAGCGCGAGAGCTGATTCCCAGCGCCATCCTCACCTGCCGCGATGGCCGCCCGGTGTGGATGTACCAAGTGCCGTTTAACCGACGCGGCTGA